The following coding sequences are from one Nitrospinota bacterium window:
- a CDS encoding Ig-like domain-containing protein, which yields MSITVKFSKDMNPATINAGTFTLSDGTNKVAGNIAYDSAIRTASFTPTQKLANATTYSATVSGVADKAGNQLVAPYNFSFTTEIARNIWYKKASMPTPRYQHSSSVVDGKIYVIGGRDNAGTLNTVEVYDPVANSWISSFSTNYPWKAMPTPRFGHSSSVIDKKIYVIGGVSGSAILNTLEVYDPATNSWKSLTPMPTPRLFHSSSEVDGKIYVLGGRNNAVPNLGTLEVYDPVTNVWESKNFMLATPLPYPPMPTPRYGHSASVANEKIYVMGGMGFGIQNTLEVYAPLTNSWGSSNTMFSPSNPCKAMPTPLFYHSSSEVNGKIYVIGGYDVLASLNPLYVYDSVANSWNSTLAPMPTPRFGHSSSMVNEKIYVIGGYNGSVHFSSVEEYTP from the coding sequence ATGAGCATTACCGTGAAATTCAGCAAGGATATGAATCCGGCGACAATAAATGCCGGAACTTTCACTCTTAGCGATGGCACGAACAAGGTGGCTGGCAATATCGCCTACGACAGCGCAATCAGGACGGCTTCCTTCACTCCAACACAAAAACTTGCGAATGCAACAACCTACTCGGCAACTGTATCGGGGGTAGCAGATAAAGCAGGGAACCAGCTTGTAGCGCCGTACAACTTCAGTTTCACCACCGAAATAGCTCGAAACATTTGGTACAAAAAAGCTTCAATGCCGACTCCCCGCTACCAACACTCTTCATCGGTGGTAGATGGAAAGATATACGTCATCGGCGGAAGGGACAATGCAGGAACTCTAAATACTGTTGAGGTGTACGATCCCGTAGCGAACAGTTGGATATCCTCATTTAGTACCAACTATCCTTGGAAAGCTATGCCGACTCCCCGCTTCGGTCACTCTTCATCGGTGATAGATAAAAAGATATACGTCATTGGCGGGGTGAGTGGGTCAGCAATTCTAAATACTCTTGAAGTGTACGACCCTGCGACAAACAGTTGGAAATCCTTAACTCCAATGCCGACTCCTCGCTTGTTTCACTCTTCATCGGAGGTAGATGGAAAGATATACGTCCTCGGTGGCCGTAACAATGCAGTACCAAATCTAGGTACACTGGAGGTGTACGACCCAGTGACAAACGTTTGGGAATCCAAAAATTTTATGTTGGCTACCCCCTTGCCTTATCCCCCTATGCCGACTCCCCGCTACGGCCACTCTGCATCGGTAGCAAATGAAAAGATTTACGTTATGGGTGGAATGGGCTTTGGAATTCAAAATACTCTTGAGGTGTACGCCCCTTTGACAAACAGTTGGGGATCCTCAAACACTATGTTTAGTCCCAGTAATCCTTGTAAAGCTATGCCGACCCCCTTATTCTACCATTCTTCATCGGAGGTAAATGGAAAGATATACGTTATTGGAGGGTACGACGTTTTAGCCTCTCTTAATCCTCTTTATGTTTATGACTCCGTGGCGAACAGCTGGAACAGCACCTTAGCTCCTATGCCGACTCCCCGCTTCGGTCACTCTTCATCGATGGTAAATGAAAAGATCTACGTAATTGGCGGGTACAACGGTTCAGTACATTTCTCCAGCGTTGAGGAGTACACTCCATGA